In Schistocerca cancellata isolate TAMUIC-IGC-003103 chromosome 7, iqSchCanc2.1, whole genome shotgun sequence, a genomic segment contains:
- the LOC126091896 gene encoding uncharacterized protein LOC126091896 — translation MVVKDKEEVSEQIEWNVETEVQLFYAMIGHKPVGVNKHFQMACILEKFRNALNKDVSSKVIWDHLDTMYDMQALDDTENLPFPNDDKDFCLPETEFGDLMEEKVNSGSSMEQSSTDNEVKKEPKAVKDVIKKEVNNKEVKEPVAKKEGKEIKDTFKEIKRESKEHTKEPKKISKDKDFRRESKDSKDGKKENKKEVRETPKEIKVESLESKDVRSHKVHRTSTKERRESKKDDIEKDDTVATSSIKKERSKDSHEHRQEDTPKRIASGVGNSSSGGGGGANSGSGTGGGGSGSSSSSSKRSTRGALKPDDVSSSKSSSPISAPTPPPYKRRRT, via the exons ATGGTGGTGAAAGACAAAGAAGAAGTTTCCGAGCAGATAGAATGGAATGTTGAAACAGAAGTGCAGTTATTTTATGCTATGATTGGCCACAAACCCGTTG GTGTTAACAAGCACTTCCAGATGGCTTGCATCCTTGAGAAGTTCAGAAATGCTCTGAATAAAGACGTTTCATCAAAAGTTATATGGGATCATTTGGACACAATGTATGACATGCAGGCCTTG GATGACACCGAGAACCTGCCCTTTCCTAATGATGATAAGGACTTTTGTCTTCCTGAAACAGAGTTTGGTGATTTGATGGAAGAAAAAGTGAACTCGGGCTCTAGTATGGAACAATCATCCACGGATAATGAGGTCAAGAAAGAGCCAAAAGCTGTGAAAGATGTGATTAAAAAGGAAGTGAACAACAAAGAGGTAAAGGAACCTGTtgcgaaaaaagaaggaaaagaaatcaaAGACACATTCAAGGAAATAAAGAGGGAGTCCAAGGAACATACAAAGGAACCCAAGAAAATCAGCAAAGACAAAGACTTTAGAAGAGAAAGTAAAGACAGTAAAGatggaaaaaaggaaaacaagaagGAAGTTAGGGAAACACCGAAAGAAATTAAGGTAGAATCTTTGGAGAGTAAAGATGTCAGGTCACATAAGGTACACCGAACAAGCACAAAAGAAAGAAGGGAGAGTAAGAAAGATGATATAGAAAAGGATGATACTGTAGCcacgtcttccataaagaaagaaCGCTCCAAGGACTCACACGAACATAGACAGGAAGATACCCCAAAACGTATTGCTAGTGGTGTTGGGAACAGTAgcagtggtgggggtggtggagcaAACAGTGGGAGTGGCACTGGTGGAGGTGGTAgtggtagcagtagcagcagcagcaagcgtTCAACAAGGGGTGCTCTGAAGCCGGATGATGTAAGTTCCAGCAAGTCATCGAGTCCAATCAGCGCACCTACTCCTCCCCCATACAAAAGGAGAAGAACATGA